ATACTTTACTGCCAGAACCATTGCCCATTTGGGAAGATGGACGAGAGTTCACTTGTCCAGACATTTTCGAATCTGACCGTATTTCATGGCGTTTGAATCCATATCTCACTGGTCCTGTAATGAAAATAGGCTCCTCGTCACTTTCGTCACAGAAAGTGTCATCGTATGAACGATCTGTCGTTTCACTCATCATCGTCGTTATTGTCCTATCAAACAAAGAATCTTCTTCAGTGTCCTCTCTCGGTCCGCGCGCATTGTCCTCATCCGTTTTTACTTTGGGAGGCTCATCTCTGTATGGTTTGGTTTCGTCGATTTCCTCTAGTTCGCTTTCGAGACCAGTATAAACGTATATGTTTTCGGGAAGATCGTTCAGACCTTCTAACATGGCGTCCAACTCAGTAGCAGTGGCTTTCAGAGTCTCTGGTTTGAAATCACTGAGCAGGTTGTACTTACCCTGAAAGAAGGCTGGAAAAACTCCCGATTTCATGTGAGAGGAAATGCGCTCGATCACTTTGATGAACCAGCGCGATCGCGATTTCACAACTCCCATGCTTTTCTTGTGCTGGTAGAAAATGGCATTTTGTATGATACGATTTGTCAGTGTATGAAGACAAAACATATGAGTGTCTTTGATTCTCTCTATCAACATTATGACGTCTCTGAAAAACTTCCCAGTTGGCATTTGACAGATGTAATGAAGAGCTCTGTCTTCTAAACAACCAATATTAAGACTCCAAGAACAGACGATACTACCATCGTACCCACAGTTATTTGTCCATTGCATTACGGAAGCTTCGAGGTAAAACATTTTCTCGCCTTGTGTCAACGTGTCcttgattatttttttgaagTCTGTATGAAATTCGTAATATGGTCGTCTGCTCGCGATTGGAACTTGCAGACGACACTGTTTGGGAATGTCAGTGATCTGAATACAGGGAACAATGTTTAAAGTGAAGAAGAGATGTGGTTGGATGGACTGATTTGTGTAGAAGTTGACCAGCAAAGTTCCATCTTTTTTAGCCGAATGTGTTATATCCATGGAGTGGTGTTTCTTGGCTTTATGAGGTCGGGCCTCTCTTAGAAAGTCTACCGCTGCTGCTAGACCTGTAGAAAGAAAAAGATAAGTAAGAGAACTTCCCCATGTTCAACAGGATATTTTAAGGAATATCGAAATAAGGTTACACCCATAAAACTGAGTAGCCCGCcgtttgtaaataaattaagaaataatgtTCATGCAAGACAAAAATGttcttttaatatttatatttgagaAATGCAACAACCCTAAAGCAACCAAACGGGGGAAAAAGTGAAAAGTTTCAGTAgtgttttattttcatctgTTACGAGTATGGCGCCTGATTGTACCAGACTGATAGATATCATTGAAATTTAGATACATACCGTCATTGAACCAGTGGAGGATGAAATCAGGTCTTAGGAAGCCATTAGTGTCCACACAGTGGCCCCACTCTTTGGATATCTGCATCTTGTCCACGGAGAAAAGGCCTTCGTTGACACCAAGAAGGATCCTGTGGCTAGGATACTCGCTGGGAGATTTATACACCATCTGGAAAATATATTGAATCAGCTTGAGGTACATTTAGAactaaataacaaattatttgttgtttattctGTAAATATTCCACGCAAAACATATTGcaaaaaaaacgaaaattagTGTATAGTGACAAAGGTCTATAAGGTACTCatagcttttttttttaattatttttatagactttatgAAATTATGTTCGTAAGGCTCACCGTAAACGTATCCGGTTTGGTAGGCCTCTTAATAGGAACAAAGCACTGGAATTTGTTGATGTCAATTGCTCGAAGATTTTCCAGTTCGGGCTTACCGCCCCTGAGCGAGATGTATTTAGGATACAGAGGATGTATCCCATAGGCAGTGTTTACGACCCTGGCAGCCAGGCCCATTGCTATTCCGAACGAATTCTCCCTTCGGCTTTCAAGCTCGCCAATGGAGATCTTTTCTCTGAGGACCCCAGTGATAAAGTCTCCAATCGTTAGGGGTCTGGTGGGCGTGCCGTCATCTCCCTCCACTTCCTCGATAATgacatcctcatcatcatcttccAGCATTGTCCTTCCTACGGCACTCGTCAGACTTCTGGCACGATCCACTTCTGTAaggataaaagaaaaatatactttttacagtatttgataaatatgaatCATATCATAACTTATAAAATGCCAGGGCAAGGACAATAGATTGGAGTAAGGAGATCATAGATCAGACTCAAAATTGATGGAGAAATGTGTGGATTCCTGTTCTGTTCTGAGAAAGACCCACAATCGTCACTCAGATCAATCGTTTATATACTATGCATACCAACATACGGAGACGAACTGCAAGATAGACATTTCCGGTCGTCCTTGGGCGACATGTTCTTGATACAAGAACAATGTTCCCCGGGAATAATTTCGCCCAAACGCAATGAACATGAAACGAGGACATTGTTCTCGGAACAAAATATCATACCATTTCCAAAGCAGGAGCTTGAAGAACATACAAGAACAAATATGGCGCCAAATTTAAATTAATGGTTAGCCTTTCGCTTAAATTTGACTTTCTTGTCTGTGGCCGTGAAGTGCGATTCTaagattaaagggacaattcagtctaagagaacattaaaatttgtacatatttcggaaaaaaccagttctaatggaaattagattattcggttttactgtgatatgcctgaaaagcccatggttgtgacatgtgtgtagatgttcaaactcgctcgctgtccgccattacacattgtggtcgaacttcttgtatgccgaaccctgtcccttgctcgtagaataatgcaacttttgtctagaactgctcaaatcgctctgacagtagtgtgtttaccttattaggtgaattgtcttgtctaaaaaCCATTTCATCACCTTCTcggtggttatgtagtttatttgcttaacgtgcgtgactttggctcatgCATGGGTACAGCGGCCATATTGTAcctacttaatcgtattgatcaacgatttgatatttcaacgatattaattgaaatactaaacaatgacgtggaatttgtcaatattttatgttatatgtttcatatataCGAATGATGCTGATGTAAATgtgaatttatatatttgtaagtaATATCAGGTCGTAAAATCGTTGAGAAATTTGTTTATGGACGAA
This genomic window from Argopecten irradians isolate NY chromosome 4, Ai_NY, whole genome shotgun sequence contains:
- the LOC138321026 gene encoding uncharacterized protein; this translates as MLEDDDEDVIIEEVEGDDGTPTRPLTIGDFITGVLREKISIGELESRRENSFGIAMGLAARVVNTAYGIHPLYPKYISLRGGKPELENLRAIDINKFQCFVPIKRPTKPDTFTMVYKSPSEYPSHRILLGVNEGLFSVDKMQISKEWGHCVDTNGFLRPDFILHWFNDGLAAAVDFLREARPHKAKKHHSMDITHSAKKDGTLLVNFYTNQSIQPHLFFTLNIVPCIQITDIPKQCRLQVPIASRRPYYEFHTDFKKIIKDTLTQGEKMFYLEASVMQWTNNCGYDGSIVCSWSLNIGCLEDRALHYICQMPTGKFFRDVIMLIERIKDTHMFCLHTLTNRIIQNAIFYQHKKSMGVVKSRSRWFIKVIERISSHMKSGVFPAFFQGKYNLLSDFKPETLKATATELDAMLEGLNDLPENIYVYTGLESELEEIDETKPYRDEPPKVKTDEDNARGPREDTEEDSLFDRTITTMMSETTDRSYDDTFCDESDEEPIFITGPVRYGFKRHEIRSDSKMSGQVNSRPSSQMGNGSGSKVSTSSSVSSKFGQSTDKVSVNGSLKSTDSTLRNGSIKSSNVSGKFSNKSKLSRNSSALSMVSVSSASNVSVNGLNCSVGKVSENVSKGSIGKVSGPDSLKSASKSGGHVHSSTPSQSKTSLQSSTQSLNTVPRPTGHLPALKGRVDTLAKQEDVVSRNLSPISKK